In the genome of Paenibacillus sp. FSL R5-0766, one region contains:
- a CDS encoding helix-turn-helix domain-containing protein, producing MTEQFPFIAETSSLPLLSSMCRVRRGENFRVQGKTVSRPMLCLILQGDGVLVLNDTVYTAQAGSLFVLKSGTTIEAAARSNMTECILLSMDTVCLQQVRGEWKITSSPAFPLDWETGRLLVRHEQQAVLRLEQLYETYRGLQPDHFISIHSQLHELLQFLSENRLEANHEKVDPALERSIMYMRRYMSEGISMDQLAKIAGLTPSSYSRSFKKAKGMSPTDYLNRLRINEAKKQLTEESCVLKDVAVSVGYGNEYYFNRKFKQTLGIAPSVYMKRDQLRVATASIMGFHENLASLGLRPVAVLEGEGVFDREADEYEQERRLTRQFDQLRQAKPDLIIGDFYHKPYYDRLKSIAPTIILESTDDWKENHVRIAELVGREKQALLNFKELEFRKLEASLNLQPYFGQNRLALMEVTNQFIRLQGTGEHPLNHLLYAELGLQPAELVSPESSRNEYVADSIPVLDTDYLLIHRASLQPANEKLFRRMKQTASWNRSPAVLYGNVHDISNWQRLCWTPAGRLQILNELEQIAQQSEVFPQAGLIGH from the coding sequence ATGACTGAACAGTTTCCCTTCATTGCTGAAACCTCATCTCTACCGCTCCTCTCCTCCATGTGCCGTGTGCGTCGTGGGGAGAATTTCCGTGTGCAAGGCAAGACGGTGTCACGGCCCATGCTATGTCTTATTTTGCAGGGAGACGGTGTTCTGGTCCTGAATGATACAGTCTACACGGCGCAAGCGGGCAGCTTGTTTGTACTGAAGTCAGGAACAACCATTGAGGCCGCTGCACGCTCGAATATGACCGAATGTATATTACTAAGCATGGATACGGTTTGTTTGCAGCAAGTGCGCGGTGAATGGAAAATAACCTCTTCACCCGCCTTCCCGCTGGATTGGGAGACAGGCAGGTTGCTGGTTCGTCATGAGCAGCAGGCTGTATTACGTTTGGAACAACTGTATGAAACCTATCGCGGTCTTCAACCGGATCACTTTATCAGCATACATAGCCAGCTGCATGAGCTGCTGCAGTTTCTCTCGGAAAACAGGCTGGAAGCCAATCATGAGAAAGTGGACCCTGCCTTGGAACGCAGTATTATGTATATGCGACGTTACATGAGTGAAGGAATTAGCATGGATCAGCTTGCCAAGATCGCTGGACTGACACCTAGCTCCTATTCACGCAGTTTCAAGAAGGCCAAAGGCATGTCACCCACCGATTACCTGAATCGTTTACGTATAAACGAAGCCAAAAAACAGCTGACAGAGGAATCCTGTGTCCTCAAAGACGTCGCGGTATCTGTCGGGTATGGCAATGAGTATTATTTTAACCGCAAATTCAAACAAACCTTGGGGATTGCTCCCAGCGTATATATGAAAAGAGATCAACTTCGCGTAGCTACGGCATCCATTATGGGATTCCATGAGAACTTGGCCTCGCTTGGACTGCGTCCGGTAGCTGTGTTGGAAGGTGAAGGTGTGTTTGACCGAGAAGCGGATGAATATGAACAAGAACGCCGGTTAACCAGACAATTCGATCAACTTCGGCAGGCGAAGCCAGACTTGATCATCGGTGACTTTTACCACAAGCCCTATTACGATCGCCTGAAAAGTATTGCACCTACCATCATCTTGGAGTCCACTGATGACTGGAAAGAGAACCATGTTCGCATCGCCGAACTGGTCGGACGTGAGAAACAAGCGTTGCTGAATTTCAAAGAACTTGAATTTCGCAAGCTTGAAGCAAGCCTGAACCTGCAACCCTATTTCGGACAAAACAGATTGGCTCTGATGGAGGTTACGAATCAGTTCATTCGCTTGCAAGGGACTGGCGAGCATCCATTAAATCACTTGTTGTATGCTGAATTGGGACTTCAGCCTGCTGAGCTTGTATCTCCCGAAAGTTCCAGAAATGAGTATGTTGCGGATAGTATCCCGGTGCTGGACACAGATTACCTGTTGATCCATCGTGCTTCGCTTCAGCCTGCCAATGAAAAGCTGTTCCGACGCATGAAACAAACGGCTTCATGGAATCGATCCCCTGCTGTATTGTATGGTAACGTTCACGATATTTCGAACTGGCAACGGTTATGCTGGACCCCGGCTGGCCGGTTGCAGATTCTGAACGAACTGGAACAGATTGCTCAGCAGTCTGAAGTCTTTCCTCAGGCAGGTTTGATCGGACATTAG
- a CDS encoding Gfo/Idh/MocA family oxidoreductase gives MNIATIGTGSIVDAILSAINELEDVTCTAMYSRKRETAQELAGKHGVSTIYTDLESLFSDTNVDLVYIASPNSMHYEQAYQALQHGKHVVCEKPFTSTLQEAERLIALAKEKNLLLFEAISNIHLPNIKVIQEQLPKLGPIKLIQCNYSQYSRKYNDLLAGETPNVFNPQFSGGALMDINIYNLHLVMNLFGSPNTVSYTANQHANGIDTSGVVVLQYPEFIAECVGAKDTNSMNFVLIQGEKGYLQVVGGANGCREIKLQIGNELAEAYNAQSQSNWLYYEWEAFRDIHGNGDYKRCYELLEHSHSVMSVLMSARKDAGIVFAADQR, from the coding sequence ATGAATATAGCAACGATTGGTACAGGGTCCATTGTGGATGCCATTTTATCTGCGATCAATGAACTGGAAGATGTTACGTGTACAGCGATGTACTCCCGGAAGAGAGAAACAGCCCAGGAACTTGCGGGTAAACATGGGGTAAGTACCATCTATACGGACCTGGAATCCCTATTTTCAGATACAAATGTAGATCTAGTATATATTGCTTCACCAAACAGCATGCACTATGAACAGGCCTATCAGGCACTTCAACATGGCAAACATGTTGTCTGCGAAAAACCGTTCACGTCCACGCTTCAGGAAGCAGAAAGGCTGATTGCACTTGCAAAAGAAAAGAATCTGTTGTTGTTTGAAGCCATCTCCAACATTCATCTGCCCAATATTAAAGTCATACAGGAGCAACTACCAAAGCTTGGTCCGATCAAACTCATCCAGTGTAATTACAGTCAATACTCGCGCAAATACAATGATCTGCTTGCAGGGGAAACGCCGAACGTATTCAATCCACAATTCTCTGGTGGAGCGCTGATGGATATCAATATTTATAATCTGCATCTGGTCATGAATCTGTTTGGCAGTCCGAATACCGTATCGTATACCGCGAACCAGCATGCAAACGGCATTGATACGTCAGGTGTTGTGGTTCTCCAGTATCCGGAGTTTATTGCGGAATGTGTAGGTGCCAAAGACACAAACAGTATGAACTTTGTGCTCATTCAGGGTGAGAAAGGTTATCTTCAGGTTGTGGGAGGAGCAAACGGTTGCCGGGAGATCAAGCTTCAGATCGGGAACGAGCTTGCTGAGGCGTATAATGCCCAGAGCCAATCCAATTGGCTGTACTATGAGTGGGAAGCGTTCAGGGACATCCATGGAAATGGGGATTACAAAAGGTGTTACGAACTGCTCGAACACAGCCATTCTGTAATGAGTGTACTTATGAGTGCACGTAAGGATGCCGGGATCGTATTTGCAGCGGACCAGCGTTAA
- a CDS encoding MurR/RpiR family transcriptional regulator, with protein MMWRYMLWDDFREEWNNRMESKLLQKLKYASQLTAQEKHIVDYILNNPEVVFDSTAHELAQQTYTSSSTIVRLCKKLGTKGYPDFQLKLALEYQQIPSALQTQDDHAIAEQGNVLAAIDSVPYLYQQALEDTRRMLNAPVLLRIANWVKESVRIDVYGSDMNYYLAQQACAKWNELGISAIAHNSPNMHYLNTMNPNNLTLSFVISHTGENQSMIEAAKVLSNKQMKVIAVTGNNHSTLSRHCDETLLAYGYNEQLRLSKMSSMVSVLYLFDMLYMGSISDTY; from the coding sequence ATGATGTGGAGATATATGTTATGGGATGATTTTAGAGAGGAATGGAACAACCGCATGGAATCCAAACTACTTCAAAAATTAAAATATGCTTCACAATTAACGGCACAGGAGAAACATATTGTGGACTATATCCTGAACAATCCCGAAGTTGTATTTGATTCTACAGCCCATGAACTGGCTCAGCAGACCTATACAAGCTCATCCACCATTGTTCGCTTATGCAAAAAGCTGGGTACCAAGGGGTACCCAGACTTTCAGCTCAAGCTTGCTCTTGAATATCAACAGATACCTTCCGCGTTGCAGACGCAGGATGATCATGCAATTGCAGAACAAGGCAACGTGCTGGCTGCCATCGACTCGGTTCCTTACCTGTACCAGCAGGCGCTGGAGGATACCCGCCGGATGTTAAACGCTCCTGTTTTGTTACGAATCGCGAACTGGGTCAAAGAATCCGTACGCATTGATGTCTATGGCAGTGATATGAATTATTATCTGGCTCAACAGGCTTGTGCCAAGTGGAATGAACTCGGCATATCTGCCATTGCTCATAATAGTCCGAACATGCATTATTTGAACACGATGAATCCCAATAACCTGACGCTCTCTTTTGTTATATCACACACAGGTGAGAACCAATCCATGATTGAAGCCGCCAAAGTGCTGAGCAACAAACAGATGAAAGTCATCGCGGTCACGGGCAACAACCATTCAACCCTGTCCAGACATTGTGATGAAACGTTACTGGCTTACGGATACAATGAACAATTAAGGCTGTCCAAAATGTCTTCGATGGTCTCGGTACTCTATCTTTTCGACATGTTATACATGGGCAGCATTAGCGATACGTATTAA
- a CDS encoding ABC transporter permease subunit has protein sequence MNNRQAIRALVRKDIRSVTASVQLWLPMLIVPLIIGIIMPSALLWAASRMELRSVGNISFLLESLDALTHGGQIPQLASMPTDNHRIVYYLAMYMFAPLFLIIPVMASSILTANSFAGEKERKTLEGLLFTPISMSTLFKGKVLAALIPSILLSWVTFLIYGIIANILMYPMFGTLMFPNLNWIILVVWVVPACSLMVILLNVLISAKVRGFQEAYQLGGLIVLPLIALVAGQASGMLLIGPWILLMIGAVLLLISLVLLRLVTSWNSRQQLAESQI, from the coding sequence ATGAATAACCGCCAAGCCATACGTGCACTGGTACGTAAAGATATCCGGTCTGTCACAGCCAGCGTTCAGCTCTGGTTGCCCATGTTGATTGTTCCACTGATTATCGGAATCATTATGCCCTCTGCACTCCTGTGGGCGGCCTCCAGAATGGAACTCCGTTCTGTGGGCAACATCAGCTTTCTGCTCGAATCATTGGATGCGTTAACCCATGGTGGACAGATTCCTCAGCTTGCTTCCATGCCTACAGATAATCATCGTATTGTCTATTATTTGGCCATGTATATGTTCGCTCCCTTGTTTCTCATCATTCCGGTGATGGCCTCCAGTATTCTGACGGCCAATAGTTTCGCTGGTGAGAAGGAACGCAAGACGCTGGAAGGATTGTTGTTCACACCGATCAGTATGAGCACTCTTTTTAAAGGCAAAGTGCTAGCTGCCCTGATCCCTTCCATTCTATTATCCTGGGTTACTTTCCTGATCTATGGAATCATTGCCAATATTCTGATGTACCCCATGTTTGGAACGTTGATGTTTCCCAATCTGAACTGGATCATACTTGTGGTGTGGGTTGTTCCCGCTTGCAGTCTTATGGTCATTTTACTAAACGTGCTGATCTCGGCCAAGGTCCGTGGGTTCCAGGAAGCCTATCAGCTCGGCGGATTAATTGTCCTTCCCCTCATCGCCTTAGTCGCTGGTCAAGCCAGTGGCATGCTGCTGATTGGTCCTTGGATCTTACTCATGATTGGAGCTGTGCTCCTGCTCATAAGTTTGGTTCTTCTTCGCCTGGTCACATCGTGGAATAGTCGTCAGCAACTGGCGGAAAGTCAGATCTGA
- a CDS encoding ABC transporter ATP-binding protein yields the protein MIEVRNISKQFKVHQALHDVSFTVKQGSVTGLIGPNGSGKTTLIRIMNGVLGASAGQVTINGLDAACEAEKVLAMCGTLTEQSGLYENMSGRDNLTFFADVFGLKHAKKRIDELVTLFELQDYQHRKVGTYSTGMKKRLGLARVLLHRPSILFLDEPTNGLDPDGIQMVLRIIRQLNKEEKMTILVSSHVLSQLSAVCDHYIFMEKGRIVEEGTEQAIVSRYLSNPKLEVEADMPDGWHMATDFTPEIISAHQATFQLTSREDIPLLLRQLTEHGQVYQARITGSDLEIIYFAIREAHHHE from the coding sequence ATGATTGAAGTACGCAACATATCCAAGCAATTCAAGGTGCATCAAGCACTGCATGATGTCAGTTTCACAGTTAAACAAGGCAGTGTCACCGGGTTGATTGGACCCAACGGTTCGGGCAAAACCACACTGATCCGTATCATGAATGGGGTCTTGGGCGCTTCCGCTGGACAGGTAACCATTAACGGGTTGGACGCCGCTTGTGAGGCGGAGAAAGTACTGGCCATGTGTGGCACCCTTACCGAGCAAAGTGGATTATATGAAAATATGAGCGGGCGTGACAATCTGACTTTCTTTGCAGATGTTTTTGGCCTGAAGCATGCCAAGAAACGAATCGACGAGCTTGTAACTCTGTTTGAGTTGCAGGATTATCAGCATCGAAAAGTCGGCACCTATAGCACAGGCATGAAAAAACGCTTGGGCCTTGCACGAGTACTCCTGCACCGTCCTTCCATCCTGTTTCTGGATGAGCCCACCAATGGCCTGGATCCGGATGGAATTCAGATGGTGCTGCGCATTATCCGTCAGTTAAATAAGGAAGAAAAGATGACAATCCTGGTCTCATCCCATGTGCTGTCCCAGCTGTCAGCCGTCTGTGATCATTATATTTTCATGGAAAAGGGGCGCATCGTGGAGGAAGGGACGGAACAGGCGATTGTTAGCCGGTACCTGTCCAATCCGAAGCTCGAAGTAGAAGCCGACATGCCCGATGGATGGCACATGGCAACCGACTTTACACCTGAAATAATCTCCGCACATCAAGCGACATTTCAGCTTACATCGCGTGAAGATATTCCATTACTGCTAAGGCAATTAACGGAGCATGGTCAAGTCTATCAGGCCCGCATCACGGGCAGTGATCTGGAAATTATCTATTTTGCCATAAGGGAGGCACACCACCATGAATAA
- a CDS encoding HSP90 family protein — protein MTASNEYRFQVNLSGMIQILSNHLYSSPKVFLRELMQNATDAITARTEAEPGYQGEVRVELTGTGEQLTMMVEDNGIGLTEADIHEFLAMIGQSSKRGQQAMLDGESSFIGRFGIGLLSCFMVSHEIVMLTQSAKGGPSMEWRGKPDGTYTIRQLDTQLSPGTKVYLRCTPDAAHYFEPDYVKEALFYYGALLPYPVTLHHDGAQHVVNSETPIWLMDPALARSRRSEVLAFGERLLGEQFQDFIPLTTASGRTGGIAFVLPHAVNLNAKRSHRVYLKRMLISEKAENILPEWAFFVKCLIWTDELQPTASREHFYENEKLEEVRSELGDALRKGLADMAESQTERLQKLIRLHALSMKALAVQDQAFYAMIHRWLPFESTRGHRELGELIDEGETLYFTSSVDEYRQIHHVASAQSMLVINGGYIYDSELMATLPMTVHNVRTERLQPDQVSMSFTDVPPAERNQYYDALRLADSALQRFRCRAEVKGFKPSDLPVLFTLSQESSTLRALEKASEESTELFSSVLGSLSSGMSSAGYSTLYLNVSNPIIQRVLTSPDDQMTPIAIEMLYVNALMMGHYAMSKQELEVLNQGIVRFIDWGLRANTDRKGDA, from the coding sequence ATGACAGCATCCAATGAATATCGTTTTCAAGTGAATCTGAGCGGGATGATCCAGATTTTATCCAACCATCTATATAGCAGTCCTAAAGTGTTCTTGCGAGAACTGATGCAGAATGCGACGGATGCGATTACCGCACGAACGGAGGCGGAGCCAGGGTATCAGGGTGAAGTGCGAGTTGAACTGACGGGAACAGGTGAGCAATTGACCATGATGGTGGAGGACAACGGCATCGGCTTGACTGAAGCTGACATCCATGAATTCCTGGCCATGATTGGACAATCCTCGAAGCGCGGACAGCAAGCAATGCTGGATGGAGAGTCTTCGTTTATCGGGCGTTTCGGGATTGGGTTGTTATCCTGTTTCATGGTGAGTCACGAAATCGTCATGCTGACGCAATCCGCGAAGGGCGGCCCTTCGATGGAGTGGCGGGGCAAGCCGGATGGCACCTATACGATTCGACAGTTGGACACACAGCTGTCCCCGGGGACCAAAGTATATCTGCGTTGCACACCGGACGCGGCGCACTACTTTGAACCAGATTATGTGAAAGAAGCTCTGTTCTATTACGGAGCGTTATTGCCGTATCCGGTCACGTTGCATCATGACGGCGCGCAACATGTGGTGAATAGCGAGACACCGATCTGGCTGATGGACCCTGCGCTCGCACGTTCACGCAGATCAGAGGTATTGGCATTTGGTGAACGTCTGCTTGGCGAGCAGTTCCAAGACTTCATTCCGTTGACGACAGCTTCAGGCCGTACCGGAGGTATTGCTTTTGTACTGCCACACGCGGTTAATCTCAATGCCAAGCGTTCTCACCGGGTTTACCTGAAGCGAATGCTGATTTCGGAGAAGGCTGAGAACATTTTGCCAGAGTGGGCTTTCTTCGTGAAATGTCTGATCTGGACAGATGAGCTTCAACCGACGGCATCACGGGAACATTTTTATGAAAATGAGAAGCTGGAGGAAGTTCGCTCCGAACTCGGAGACGCACTTCGCAAGGGACTGGCCGACATGGCTGAGAGCCAGACGGAACGGCTACAGAAGCTGATTCGCCTGCATGCCCTGTCCATGAAGGCACTAGCTGTACAGGATCAGGCATTCTACGCGATGATTCATCGCTGGCTGCCTTTTGAGAGCACGAGGGGTCACCGTGAACTGGGTGAGCTAATTGATGAAGGAGAGACATTGTATTTCACGTCCTCTGTTGATGAGTACCGTCAGATTCATCATGTGGCATCCGCACAATCGATGCTGGTGATTAATGGTGGTTACATCTATGACAGCGAGTTGATGGCTACACTGCCGATGACTGTGCACAACGTACGCACGGAGCGGCTACAGCCGGATCAGGTCTCGATGAGTTTCACCGATGTGCCACCCGCTGAGCGTAATCAGTATTACGATGCGTTGCGACTGGCCGATTCTGCCTTACAGCGCTTCCGTTGTCGGGCTGAGGTGAAAGGTTTTAAGCCATCGGATCTGCCAGTGTTGTTCACGCTGTCTCAGGAATCCTCAACACTTCGTGCGCTTGAAAAAGCAAGCGAGGAGAGCACGGAATTGTTCTCGTCTGTTCTGGGTTCATTGTCTTCTGGCATGAGTTCAGCAGGGTACTCAACCTTGTATTTGAACGTGAGTAATCCGATCATTCAGCGGGTACTGACATCACCGGATGACCAGATGACACCGATTGCCATCGAAATGTTATACGTCAATGCACTGATGATGGGGCATTATGCCATGAGCAAGCAGGAGCTTGAAGTGTTAAATCAGGGCATTGTTCGTTTTATTGATTGGGGTTTGCGTGCAAATACAGATCGTAAGGGGGATGCCTGA
- a CDS encoding serine hydrolase yields MHLSKRKTRFRFTSLTGAFMAVVLSLSLWVPAVQAETATPVAAEQGKTKALTTESATAFLDSFFDSPEAKAHYVGASVVVVKDGKVLAEKGYGFSDVESKTAIDPKNTAFRVASVSKTFTSAAVMQLVEQGKVDLQADFQTYVKGLQFDNPFDKPVTVENLLTHTTGFEIRDPQQEDIHTDFDKYIAMEDYAQQHMPPVVREPGTAYMYDNFSFLLLGMIVENVSGEPFESYMQQHIFKPLGMDNSSFMLDKKFQNQLATGYDAAHNPLDLYTIAPTPMPQGGMLSTAEDIGKFMIAFLNDGVKDNERILKESTVKSMEQYRSSIHPLLPNTTYGFEAAFQLPGAGSSPKVITKAGDLTGFSSYLFLIPEQNTGVFLTYNQNGALRNLFYPAFIQSFFPQYAEPVQFKDYTPQSAAELQRFTGLYADLRLSTIVSSLKGGGDKPGQLSINDVFLGQRNLIQVEDNLFKDELTGQFTAFKEYADGTTYMKEPYLNPMGYEKKGQKPMGFRDVRENSPYAEAIYAIQSLGYYENDGNKSFQPKTGVTRAEFIENTLKLSGLKPSKTTPPAGTDWADHAAAGYIQLGYEMGMITGTDEQQFKPDQVIIRQEAMVMMWRILQLQYPSELFTDVKLAGHTDPWAVPAVQMMAKLGIHGPEVKVLEDGSVDFLSRKPLIRQEEAAIMYALLTQPTDQIVAELMAAQQPQAEPAEEAEAAEETSETAPVPVPAPVPSATSAQ; encoded by the coding sequence ATGCATTTATCCAAACGAAAGACCCGTTTCAGGTTCACCTCCCTAACAGGAGCTTTTATGGCTGTGGTTCTGTCTCTCAGTCTGTGGGTACCCGCAGTTCAGGCGGAGACCGCAACTCCAGTAGCTGCTGAACAAGGAAAGACGAAAGCGCTGACAACCGAATCAGCTACAGCATTTCTGGATTCATTCTTCGATTCACCTGAGGCAAAAGCCCATTATGTGGGAGCCTCCGTCGTTGTTGTGAAAGATGGCAAAGTACTGGCGGAAAAAGGATATGGCTTCTCCGATGTGGAGAGCAAAACAGCGATCGATCCGAAAAATACGGCCTTCCGTGTAGCCTCTGTCTCCAAAACGTTCACGTCAGCAGCTGTAATGCAGCTGGTAGAGCAAGGCAAGGTTGATCTGCAAGCTGACTTTCAGACCTATGTGAAAGGGCTCCAATTTGATAATCCTTTTGACAAACCTGTAACTGTGGAGAACCTGCTCACACACACGACCGGATTCGAGATCCGTGATCCGCAGCAGGAAGACATCCATACTGATTTTGACAAGTACATAGCGATGGAGGATTACGCACAGCAACATATGCCTCCTGTCGTTCGAGAGCCTGGTACCGCCTACATGTACGATAATTTCTCATTTTTGCTGCTTGGCATGATTGTTGAGAATGTAAGCGGCGAGCCTTTTGAATCCTACATGCAACAACATATCTTCAAACCGTTGGGAATGGATAACAGCAGTTTCATGCTGGACAAAAAGTTCCAAAATCAGCTGGCTACAGGCTATGATGCGGCACACAATCCGCTTGATCTGTACACTATTGCTCCAACACCTATGCCTCAAGGCGGCATGTTGTCTACCGCAGAAGACATTGGGAAGTTCATGATCGCTTTCCTGAATGATGGCGTGAAGGACAACGAGCGGATTCTCAAGGAATCCACGGTGAAAAGCATGGAACAGTACCGTTCTTCCATTCATCCACTGTTACCAAACACCACCTATGGATTCGAAGCTGCATTTCAGCTTCCCGGTGCAGGAAGTAGTCCAAAAGTTATTACAAAAGCAGGCGACCTGACCGGATTCAGCTCTTATCTCTTCCTTATTCCCGAGCAAAATACAGGCGTTTTCCTGACGTATAATCAAAATGGAGCACTTCGTAATCTGTTCTACCCTGCATTCATTCAGAGCTTCTTCCCACAATATGCAGAGCCTGTACAGTTCAAGGATTACACGCCGCAATCCGCAGCTGAGCTGCAACGCTTCACCGGATTGTACGCGGATCTTCGACTTAGCACGATTGTAAGTTCCTTGAAAGGTGGCGGGGATAAGCCAGGACAACTAAGTATTAACGATGTATTCCTGGGTCAACGCAACCTGATTCAAGTGGAGGATAATCTCTTCAAAGATGAATTGACTGGTCAATTCACAGCATTCAAAGAATATGCAGATGGCACCACATACATGAAAGAACCTTACCTCAACCCTATGGGCTATGAGAAAAAAGGTCAAAAGCCTATGGGCTTCCGGGATGTTCGTGAGAACAGTCCTTATGCTGAAGCCATCTACGCCATACAATCTCTTGGATATTATGAGAATGATGGCAACAAGTCTTTCCAACCAAAAACAGGTGTGACACGAGCTGAATTTATTGAGAACACCCTTAAACTGAGTGGATTGAAGCCCAGCAAAACTACGCCTCCTGCTGGCACCGACTGGGCAGATCATGCAGCAGCCGGATATATTCAACTCGGATATGAAATGGGTATGATTACTGGGACGGACGAACAACAGTTTAAGCCGGATCAAGTGATTATCCGACAGGAAGCCATGGTCATGATGTGGAGAATTCTGCAACTGCAATATCCTAGTGAACTGTTCACGGATGTCAAACTTGCGGGACACACGGACCCATGGGCTGTACCAGCCGTTCAGATGATGGCGAAGCTTGGTATCCATGGACCTGAGGTAAAAGTGCTGGAAGATGGATCCGTTGATTTCCTTTCCCGCAAACCTCTGATTCGTCAGGAAGAGGCTGCGATCATGTATGCGCTGCTTACCCAACCAACAGATCAAATCGTCGCTGAACTGATGGCTGCTCAGCAGCCGCAAGCGGAACCTGCTGAAGAAGCCGAAGCTGCAGAGGAGACATCTGAAACTGCACCGGTTCCAGTACCAGCGCCGGTCCCTTCTGCGACTTCAGCACAATAA
- a CDS encoding DUF3169 family protein gives MKNSSSSSIKKRLRLPLYAAGGAVVGFLGASGVSKLPSDLNWTLSVYYDYDLLFAILAALVVVMTVWNIFSLSRTPSVPPMENDAYGDSDSLISPAERSLGKAMILSGFSVILTFTWAALALSLYASNRTMQNSPELFNLLNLVASCISIIIVVVVQTLTVKRYNRYYPERTLDLNSRNMKKDHFEKLDEGEKWIVYRAAYRSFQMMNVLLGVGMVSMVLYSMLFTFAPFPIVMLSVIWIANIGIYYRETYRASNQ, from the coding sequence ATGAAAAATTCATCATCCTCGTCCATTAAAAAGCGGTTGCGTCTTCCCTTGTATGCAGCCGGTGGCGCTGTAGTTGGTTTTCTCGGCGCTAGCGGAGTCAGTAAACTCCCTTCTGACTTGAACTGGACGCTGTCCGTGTATTATGACTATGATCTTTTATTCGCAATCCTGGCGGCTCTTGTGGTAGTTATGACGGTGTGGAACATCTTCAGTCTCTCCCGCACACCATCTGTCCCTCCCATGGAAAATGATGCTTATGGAGATTCCGATTCACTCATCTCTCCCGCAGAGCGCTCCCTCGGAAAAGCGATGATACTCAGCGGATTCAGCGTTATTCTTACGTTTACCTGGGCAGCACTTGCCTTGTCCTTGTATGCATCCAACCGAACCATGCAGAATTCTCCAGAACTGTTCAACCTCTTGAATCTCGTTGCTTCGTGTATCTCTATTATCATCGTTGTGGTCGTGCAAACTCTGACTGTGAAGCGATACAACCGTTATTATCCTGAACGCACTCTGGATCTGAACTCGCGCAATATGAAGAAAGATCATTTTGAGAAGCTGGATGAAGGCGAGAAATGGATTGTCTATCGTGCAGCCTATCGTTCTTTTCAGATGATGAATGTACTTCTTGGTGTTGGAATGGTCTCTATGGTTCTATATTCGATGCTCTTTACCTTTGCTCCATTCCCAATTGTAATGCTCTCTGTAATCTGGATTGCCAACATCGGAATCTATTATCGTGAAACCTATCGTGCGAGTAATCAGTAA
- a CDS encoding helix-turn-helix transcriptional regulator translates to MEELHNHVRELRARDRLSQAELAKLIGASRQTIALIERGDYSPSVVLALKIAHVFREPVEKIFELKGGD, encoded by the coding sequence GTGGAAGAATTACACAATCACGTTCGGGAGTTACGAGCCAGAGACCGGCTATCCCAAGCAGAACTAGCCAAACTCATTGGTGCATCCCGTCAAACCATTGCCCTGATTGAGCGCGGAGATTACTCTCCGTCGGTCGTTCTGGCACTAAAAATAGCACATGTATTTCGTGAACCTGTCGAAAAAATCTTTGAACTGAAAGGTGGAGATTAA